The stretch of DNA ATTCTTCATGATTCACTCTTACCTGCTTTATCAGGGCATCCCCAGGGTACTTGGCGAGGACTATCCCTTCTACGGTCTGCGTGAGTTGGATACAGACGCCGAGAACATGAGCGTCGAACAGCGTGCCGCCTCCTATCTCGACGCCATACGTTCGGTGCAGCCGCACGGCCCCTACTACATCGGAGGCTGGTGCGCGGCAGGTCCACTTGCAGTTGAAACTGCTCGCCAGATCACCGCCTCTGGCGAAGATGTCGGGATACTTGTCCTCTTTGACTCCTGGAGACCTGGCTATGCTGCAGAACTGGCCCGCGATCAGGCAGGCTCCCCTGAGATGAGCCTGCGCGCACGTCTTCGTCGCAAGTATCTCTTTCACAAGACTCGCTGGAACACGCTTTCATACGCCGGACGCATTCGCTATCTCACCGGAGTTATCGGCAGCAAGTCTGCCTCGGTACGCGATCGTTTTTATCTCAAGAACTGGGCCGTCGCAGAGTGGCTCTGCAAGCGTTTTGGATTGTCCCTGCCACACTTCATGCATAACGTCAGTCTTACTACGCTGAATTCGCTCAAGGAGTACAAAGGCATTGAACCCTACCCCGGCCTGTTGACCCTGATTCGCGCCAAGGAAGCACCTTACTTTCCTGGCGCACAGGAAGCCTGTGGATGGGATGCAATCGTGACAGGCGGGGTCAAAGTTCTATGGGCTCCCGGAGACCACGAATCGATGTTCCTGCCGCCGCACCTGCAAAAGGTGGGAACCTTATTGCACGAGAGCCTCACAGAAGCCTATGCGCAGCAGTCCTGAACCGGGGATGTGATGGAAGCGGGCATGGTTTTCAATTACCCGCTCCCATCCCCACTTCCGGGCTATATACCTTGTTGCGCGTCATGCCCCTGACTGCGCAGTTTAGGGTAACCCCTTGCAACTCTTGGGTAGTTGGCATTTCGTAGCGCATGCCCCAAGATGGAGATATGAAAATGTCATCCCCGAAGATCAACACACCGAATAACTTCGATTCGCTGCGTCTGATATTCGCCGTGCTGGTGATTTTCTCGCATAGTTTCCCAATGGTTCGCGGCTCGAACGCTACGGAGCCATTATCCCTGCTCACCAATGGACAGGTTAACTTCGGCAATATCAGTGTCTGGGCCTTCTTTGTAATCAGCGGCTTTTTGATCACGCAAAGCTGGCAGCGCTCGCCGAATGTCGTCAAGTTCCTCAAGCGCAGAATAGCGCGCATTTATCCGGCCTTTATCGTGACGGCTGTATTGAGCGCGTTTATCTTCGTTCCGCTTGTCGCGGATTCGGCTACCTATCATCACGTAAGCATCCAGAATTTTGTCTTCAATACATTGCGGCTGCGAATCTTCGACAGCCCGCCAATTTTTGTACACAATGCGTTGCCCAATGAACTCAACGGTTCCCTCTGGTCTGTGGCCTATGAGTTCTGGTGCTACCTCGGTGTGATGACGCTTGGTCTTGTCGGTCTGCTTCGTCGCCGTTCAGTGGTTGTGCTCCTGTTCGTTGCCGTGATCGGCTTGCATCTCTACATGAACATGACCGGCTGGGCTCCAAGTGGTTCTATCTTGGGACAAATTGTTGGCTACCCTCCATTCTGGGCAACCGTTCTGCCTTTCTATCTTGCCGGTACCCTCTTTCATCTTTTCGGCGGTCACACACTTTTGCGGCGGCCATGGATCATGCTCGCGGCGGTAGTGCTGATCGCTTCCAACTTTGTTCCGCATGGGCTCATTGTGACGATGCCCATCTGCGGATCCTACCTGCTGATGGCCCTCGCCTATCTGCCTCTTCTGCATCCTCTGAACCTGGGCAGATTCGGCGACTTCTCCTACGGAACTTATCTCTATGCTTTCCCCATCCAGCAGTTGCTGGTGCAGCGCGCGCATGGACAGATTTCGCCACTGCTGCTGTTTGCTGAGGCTGCGCCGATCACACTCATCGCGGGAGCGCTCTCATGGTTACTGGTGGAGCGGCACTTCCTCAAACGAAGCTCCGTGCTGAAGCATGAGGGGCTTTTGCCTGCGGCAAACACATCGCCACAAGCCACGGAGTCCTCGGTCGCATCCTCCAAA from Acidicapsa ligni encodes:
- a CDS encoding acyltransferase family protein: MSSPKINTPNNFDSLRLIFAVLVIFSHSFPMVRGSNATEPLSLLTNGQVNFGNISVWAFFVISGFLITQSWQRSPNVVKFLKRRIARIYPAFIVTAVLSAFIFVPLVADSATYHHVSIQNFVFNTLRLRIFDSPPIFVHNALPNELNGSLWSVAYEFWCYLGVMTLGLVGLLRRRSVVVLLFVAVIGLHLYMNMTGWAPSGSILGQIVGYPPFWATVLPFYLAGTLFHLFGGHTLLRRPWIMLAAVVLIASNFVPHGLIVTMPICGSYLLMALAYLPLLHPLNLGRFGDFSYGTYLYAFPIQQLLVQRAHGQISPLLLFAEAAPITLIAGALSWLLVERHFLKRSSVLKHEGLLPAANTSPQATESSVASSKDLLSKATTEDPMSRTEGEAYAQQ